Genomic DNA from Oryzomonas sagensis:
TACCTTCAGGTCCGACCACTTCATGTTTTTCCTCCCCCCGGCTTCGTGTCGCATTTCTCTTCGGGCATGCCGTGAATAAAAAATAGGCATGTTTAATTTGAAAACCGTGATAAATACATTAATCTATATGAATTGTCAAACAACTTGGGGATAGGCGAAAGCGGCATGGGATGGGGACACTGCGGTTGATGTTTGAGAAGCCGTAAAGTCGTCAAACAACTTGGGGGACGGGTGAGGGGGTAACATGGCGCAGAGGGACAGCTATGGCACAGGGAAAAGAAACCGCGCTGCCGTTATCGCCTGCGTGCTACACGTCGAATCCGGCACGAAGAACCGGCCGGAGTTTCCGCGGCCCCCGCGCCTCAGCCCTGGCTGTCCCGCAACTCCTTGATCACCTCGATGATCTCGCCCCGGTCCAGGATGCCCTTCTTCTCCAGGACCGTTATCAGGGCCAGCATCTCGTAGCTGTGGGAGACCACGAGCTCCTCCAGGGAGAGCGTCCGTTCGTTATCGTGCCTGTCCGTCATGGTGGCTCCTTTGCGCCGGTCGTTTCTGCTTGAATGAATACTTCTTGTCTTCCGTCATGACATGGTCGATGAGCCACTTCCACAGGTGCAGCACGATCTCCTTGGATACCACCACCTCATTTGCCGCGTGGGCATGGCGGTACCTGTCTATCCTGGCGGCAAAAGCCCTGTGCTGGACGATGTGCTGTTCGATGCCGCCGTATTCCAAGACCTTCATATGCTGTTCTTCCGCATGGAAGTGATCCGCGCTGTAGGATAGCAACTCCTCGATGATCGCACCCAGGGGGGCGGCTTCATCCTTCTTCAGGCAGGTGTCGTAGAGCCTGTTGAATATGCCGAACAGGTTTTTGTGATGGTTATCCAACTCTTCATCGGCTACGGAATACGTGCTGTTCCAGGTGAAATGCTCCATGTACTCCTACTCCCGTTATGTCTCCGGTTGCTCGGCCGCTCTGGCGGCGTTACCGTTTTCCCGATGGTTTACCTAAAAAAACGCCCATTGTGTAAACGATGGGCGATTGTGCTATGGCCGGGCCATCTTTGTCAACGGATTACCTGACCGGCCTTCGGGACCGGCAGGCCCTCTGTCGTCTGCGGGGCCGCGTCAGTTGAAGAAATACCGTACCCCGAAGGTCATGGAGAAGCTGTCGGGATCAAACTCGCCGACCTTGCCGCCCCCGGCCTTGATGTCGGCATTCGGGGCGATGACCCCTTTGAGTTCAGACGTCAGGGCCAGTTGGCGCATGACAAAATAGTCCACCCCCGCCTTGACGTGTATCCCTGCCACGGTGTCCACATCCAGGCCGTTGTTGGCCCCGTTGATCAGGATGTCCACCCCGGCGCCGACATAGGGAACCAGTTTCTTAACCGGGAGGTTGAGATAGCGGTACTGCGCTCCCAGAGAGATGTTGGTGGTATCGAAATCCGTGCTCGTGTCCGTGCCGAAACCGGTATGGGTGATCTGGAATTCCGCCGCGAAATTATCGAGGATACCGAAGATAAGACCGCCGCCGCCGATGAAGCCCGTATCCGTATGCCCCCTCCCGACCACAACGCCGGTGCTGACCGCCGCGTTGTCCGCCGGCACCAGAAAGCCTATTTCGCCGGTTATGCCGAGTCTCCCCTTGATGCTCTCCGCGCTATTCGTTTCCGCCGCCATGGCATTGGCGGTAACCAGGCTGCAAACCAACACCAGACATGCCGCAATCGTTTTTGTTTTCATACTCTTCCTCCCCTATCGTTTGTATGAAACCGGTGCATCCCACTCAACAATACCTTAAAATGCCCACATAGCAAATGAAGGGGCCCCATTTGAACTTGGAGGTCGCCTCGTGGAAGGCAGGGGAGGCCCGAGGCTGTTGGGGGGGGAGTGGCTGGTTGTGCGGGATAAAAATCAGGCGGTGGCGCGGGGATGGGGAAAGCCGTCAGGGGATGCCGTCACGTTTGACGTACCTGCCATATATGGCGGCTCCCTCGGGGCGGCAGGTTATACGCCTGGCCGTATTTTTTCACGCTCCATCCGAAGAGGCGCAACGGAAAGGGATGGCCGCCCAATATCCCCTGCGGCGTTTTCATATGGTGGTACAATTAATAATGCCATTCCTGGACGATAATGACAGGACGTAGAGTGACACCATAAAGGAGAAACACCATGCCGAAGATCGTTCGCTTTTACGAAACAGGGGATGCCGGGGTGCTCAAGCTCGAAGATGCGCCTCTTGTGGAGCCGGGTGCGGGAGAGATTCGCCTGAAGGTTGCGGCCATCGGCCTGAACCGTGCCGAAGTCATGTTCCGCCAGGGACAGTACCTGGAGACGCCCAAGCTCCCCTCGCGGATCGGCTATGAAGCGGCGGGGATCGTGGACGCCGTGGGGCCGGGCGTCAGCGGCATCAAGGTCGGGGACCGGGTAAGCACCATACCCTCCTTTTCCGTTGGCGACTACGGGGTCTACGGGGAAAGCGCCATCGTGCCGGCCTACGCGGCCGTCCCGTATCCGGGAGTTCTGACGCCGGTGGAGGGCGCGGCGATCTGGATGCAGTATCTCACCGCTTTCGGGGCGCTCGTGGAATTCGGCCGCTTGCAGAAAGGCGACAGCGTCGTGATCACCGCGGCGAGCAGCAGCGTGGGGTTGGCCGCGATTCAGGTCGCAAAGTACGTCGGGGCGACCGCCATCGCCGCCACGCGCGGCGCCGGGAAGAAGGATTTTCTTTTGGGGGCTGGGGCGCATCACGTCATCGTGACCGACGAAGAGGATCTGGTGGCGCGGGTGATGGCGATTACCGCCGGGAAAGGCGCAACCATGGTCTTTGATCCCGTGGCGGGGCCTCTGCTGGAAAAACTTGCCGACGCCGCCGCTCAGGGGGCGACGATCTTCGAATACGGGGCATTGTCGCCAGCGCCGACGCCCTTTCCCCTGTTCGCAGCCCTGGGCAAGGGGCTGGCGGTGCGGGGGTACACCCTGTTCGAGATCGTGAGGGAGCCGGAGATGCTGGCCCGCGGCAAAGAATTCGTCTCCAGAGGGCTCGAATCCGGCGCACTGAAACCGGTCATCGACCGCACGTTCCCGCTGGAAAACATTGTGGAGGCCCACCGGTACATGGAATCCAACCTGCAACAGGGCAAGATCGTGGTGACGGTGTGACGTGAGCGTGGGGGCTTCCAGGATGCCATGCATGCCTTGGCAGCCTGGGAGCCCCGCCCCGTTTGTATTTCGGTGCTCTGAATAGCCCCGGCATTATTCCGATGCATCAAAACAATAACCCATAGGTTATTTAAAAAATAAGAGGGTAGGCATACGTGGATGAGACGTTAGGAGGGTAATGCCGGACACCTTATAGGACCTCGTGTGCTACAGAAACATCCGATAATCGGCTTTTAGAACCTTTGCCAGCCTCTGTGCGCGTTCCTTGCCGACAATTTTTTTCCCGTGTTCCATCTCGGAAATGTGGCGTTGCGGAATGCCGGTTGCCTCGGCAAGCTGCCGTTGCGTCATCCCTTCCCGTCCGCGATAACCGCGAATAAGCACGCCGGCCCTGTTGGTTGCGAGTTCGGGGAAAACCTCTTCAACCGTGTACTGCCGATCTTCATCATCCGGGGAGAGATCAATAACATTCATCCGCTTTGCCAAATGACGCAAACGTGCAATCTGCTCGTGCCCGCCAACAAAACGGGCCTCTGCGTTCTCAGTAGGGCGCTTTTTCGTGAGTGCCTGCATACGTTACCTCCACTAACCTGATCTGCCTGTCCTTCTCTTCCCACACCACCACGTACGTTGGTCGCCCTTTTTTGATATGGCAATGGTGCTCGGTGCCCGAAAGCTTGGAATAATTCGGCCAATCGCCGCGAACCGGCCCGGTCGCCTGGATATCGGCAACCAAGGTGGCAAGGTTGTCTTGCACGCTTCCCGGAAGCTTCTGTATCTGCTTACGGGCTTTCGAGGAAAATACGACCGTCCAGTCCATAGGGTAAAAATATACCTTTCACGGGTATCAGTCAAGCAGAGTTCTGCGCGTGGAATTCAGGCTTAAGAATCATATGCATATTGGATTTTTTCTGGTTTGGGATCAGGTCATTGGCACAACAAAATAACCCCCTACGCAGCCCCCGGCTCCGCAACCGCTGCCTGCGCCGCGTGAAACGCCTCGCCGATCTTCCCTTCCAGGTTCAGCAGCACATTGCAGATTACCAGCCGGTCCAGATTGGAATCCAGGGTCAAAAGCGCTGTGGTGATGTGCAACAGCGAGATCGCCGCGCCGTGGCCCGGATCGGCCAGGCCGAGATTGCTGGGGCCGGAGAGGGACAGTTCCGATGTCTGGGGGAGCAGGCCGGCTTTGGACAGGAGCCCCCTGGGGCTGTCGGGCGCGCTCTGGCCGGCCGTTTTGTAATAGGGGCGCAGGTGGTCCGGGCCCACATCCGCCTCCAAATCGGCAAAGGTCGGGTCCTCCGTGCCCAACGCCGTGGCGGCCCAGCCGTAGTCGTTTTCATAGCTTGTGCCGTATTTTGCGACCAGGGCAAGGTAATTGTCCTTGAGGGCGGCGTACTCTCCCTCGTCCAGTTTCGGGCACCCCACCTCCCCGCAGTGGGCCTGATACCGTTGGGCCGCCCGGTACTCCATAATGTCGCCATGGTACAGATACCGCTCGGCAATGTCGTTGCCGTGGCTGCGCACCAACGCGGCGATGACCGCCATTTCGCGCAGGGAACGCCACCGGGCGTGGGCGCCGTCGGCATAGCCGTTTTTCAGCAGGCAGATGATCTCCGCGCAGGTCCGGCACCCCTTGGCGTGGAGCCGTGTGAGGACATCGAAGACCAGATCGCCCTCTTTGGCGGCTTTCGGCCAATAGTAATCGTTGAAATTGTTTCCCGATTCCAGGGCGATGTCATAGAACATCTCGAGCAGGTCGACGGCCGTGCCCCAGGTATGGTCCAGGTCGGCGCTGAACTGTTTGAGTTCCTTTCGGGCGTGTTTCTGATACTGCTTGAAATTCTTTTTCAAGGTGTCAAGGATGATATCCGCGACTTCCACCGCTATCTCGGGCAGGGAATGGGACAGGTTCTTGGCGATTTCTTCGAAAGCGTCGGCCAGGTCCTTTTTGTGGTCGATTTCGATGCGGACGCCGCTACTCTCAAATTCCGTCAAATCCTCGGGTAGTTCCAGGGCCTCGCTTTCGTCGAACTTGAAGGTGCCGATATCCGCTTTGCTGGATATGACCTGTTCCAGTTCCTTGATCTGCTTGTTGCTGAGAACGAACCCCTGATCCCGGAATTTCTTCAAAAGGATATGAACGATAACCCGTTCCTCGGAGAGGGTCTTTGCCAGGGTCGTTTCAAACAGGTCTTGCAGTGTGTTCATTGTGGTTGCCTTTTGGTTGGGTGGGGGGTGTGGGTAAGCCACTCCCCATACCCTTCTACTCCCCGTAAACATACATTTCAATCGCAAAATCAATATGTTAAAAATATTAACACTCCTGAGAAAGTGTTAAAAAATTTAACATAAAAACGCCTGCTCCCCATAACCTCCCGTTTATACACAAAAAAGACGCCCGGAACTCGCCCGGACGCCTCTGGTTGTGTCATTATGATACGGCCCCTGGTCAGTGGCACAGCAGCCGTCAGAAGCTGTAGCGGAAGCCCCCGGAGAAGCTGCTGTTCAGGTAGGAGAGGCTTACCCCGTCCTTTGAAAAATCGGACCCGGCGCCCTGGAATTTGTACGAAAAATCGAGGGCTATATGCTGGTCCACCGCAATGGTCGTCCCGACGGCGATCTGGTAACCGAACACCGTATCGTCATACTTGGTTCCCTGGACCTGCAGTTCGCCATCCAGCACGCCAAGCCCTGCGCCGACATAGGGCGTGAAGATCGTGCCTGTTTTGATGTCATAGTAGCCGTTCACCAGGTAGCTCATGACTTTGACATTCGTATCGTCCACCGAGAGGCTGCCGCCGGGTCCCGAGAGGTGGTCCACGTCGGCTTTCCGGTAGCCGAATTCAAATTCCAGCCT
This window encodes:
- a CDS encoding zinc-dependent alcohol dehydrogenase family protein, whose translation is MPKIVRFYETGDAGVLKLEDAPLVEPGAGEIRLKVAAIGLNRAEVMFRQGQYLETPKLPSRIGYEAAGIVDAVGPGVSGIKVGDRVSTIPSFSVGDYGVYGESAIVPAYAAVPYPGVLTPVEGAAIWMQYLTAFGALVEFGRLQKGDSVVITAASSSVGLAAIQVAKYVGATAIAATRGAGKKDFLLGAGAHHVIVTDEEDLVARVMAITAGKGATMVFDPVAGPLLEKLADAAAQGATIFEYGALSPAPTPFPLFAALGKGLAVRGYTLFEIVREPEMLARGKEFVSRGLESGALKPVIDRTFPLENIVEAHRYMESNLQQGKIVVTV
- a CDS encoding outer membrane beta-barrel protein, yielding MKTKTIAACLVLVCSLVTANAMAAETNSAESIKGRLGITGEIGFLVPADNAAVSTGVVVGRGHTDTGFIGGGGLIFGILDNFAAEFQITHTGFGTDTSTDFDTTNISLGAQYRYLNLPVKKLVPYVGAGVDILINGANNGLDVDTVAGIHVKAGVDYFVMRQLALTSELKGVIAPNADIKAGGGKVGEFDPDSFSMTFGVRYFFN
- a CDS encoding DUF5677 domain-containing protein codes for the protein MNTLQDLFETTLAKTLSEERVIVHILLKKFRDQGFVLSNKQIKELEQVISSKADIGTFKFDESEALELPEDLTEFESSGVRIEIDHKKDLADAFEEIAKNLSHSLPEIAVEVADIILDTLKKNFKQYQKHARKELKQFSADLDHTWGTAVDLLEMFYDIALESGNNFNDYYWPKAAKEGDLVFDVLTRLHAKGCRTCAEIICLLKNGYADGAHARWRSLREMAVIAALVRSHGNDIAERYLYHGDIMEYRAAQRYQAHCGEVGCPKLDEGEYAALKDNYLALVAKYGTSYENDYGWAATALGTEDPTFADLEADVGPDHLRPYYKTAGQSAPDSPRGLLSKAGLLPQTSELSLSGPSNLGLADPGHGAAISLLHITTALLTLDSNLDRLVICNVLLNLEGKIGEAFHAAQAAVAEPGAA
- a CDS encoding type II toxin-antitoxin system RelE family toxin — translated: MDWTVVFSSKARKQIQKLPGSVQDNLATLVADIQATGPVRGDWPNYSKLSGTEHHCHIKKGRPTYVVVWEEKDRQIRLVEVTYAGTHEKAPY
- a CDS encoding bacteriohemerythrin, producing MEHFTWNSTYSVADEELDNHHKNLFGIFNRLYDTCLKKDEAAPLGAIIEELLSYSADHFHAEEQHMKVLEYGGIEQHIVQHRAFAARIDRYRHAHAANEVVVSKEIVLHLWKWLIDHVMTEDKKYSFKQKRPAQRSHHDGQAR
- a CDS encoding outer membrane protein, producing MRIKALVVGLFLAATTGSACAAGPYLGVSGGVSIFHDADMKVSGSSVTATTNYNSGYGFGANAGYNFDPVRLEFEFGYRKADVDHLSGPGGSLSVDDTNVKVMSYLVNGYYDIKTGTIFTPYVGAGLGVLDGELQVQGTKYDDTVFGYQIAVGTTIAVDQHIALDFSYKFQGAGSDFSKDGVSLSYLNSSFSGGFRYSF
- a CDS encoding helix-turn-helix domain-containing protein, which gives rise to MQALTKKRPTENAEARFVGGHEQIARLRHLAKRMNVIDLSPDDEDRQYTVEEVFPELATNRAGVLIRGYRGREGMTQRQLAEATGIPQRHISEMEHGKKIVGKERAQRLAKVLKADYRMFL